In the genome of Marinitoga hydrogenitolerans DSM 16785, the window GGCTGTATTGTTAATGTTGTTGTTCCCAGCTGTATTACAGGAGCATATAATTTTCCTATATAATTTGCAAATGCTATATAGCCTCCCACTGTAAAACCTGAAAAGATTATATCTTTCCCAGCATATAATAATACTATTATTCCTGCTATTGCACTTATTAACGTTAATAATTCCATTCCTATTGAGTATAATACCCCCTGTTTTATTGCTGTCTTTACAAATTCTTTGTTATAATCTATATTCTTTTTGCTTTCTTTTTCTTCTATATTTAAATTTTTAACTTCTTCTATTCCACTTATACTTTCCTCTAATTTCCCATTCATTTTTGCACCTTTTTCCATTAATTCCATTGAAATTTTTGATATATTTCCCATAAATTTACCTGTTACTATATAATATAACGGCATTATTGCCAGCGCGATTAATGTCAGTTTTATATTATATTTCATCAATATATATAACACTATTATAAATTCTATTATACTTATCAATATTTTAAATGTTTGCTGTGAAAATAATATCTGTAATTTATCTGTTTCTCCCACTCTTGCCATTATATATCCCGTTTCTTTTCCTTCGAAAAAAGTCATTGGTAATTTTAATACTCTTTTTAATAGATTCTTTTTTATTTCAAATATTATACTTTGACTGCTGATTATAAATATTTTTGAGGTTATATAGTTCAATATGCTCTTTAATACGTATATCCCTATTAATATCATACAAACCTTTTTTAAATATTCATAGTCACCTGCCAATATCCCATTATCCATCGCTTCTTTGTAGTATTTTGCTGGCATTATTGATACATATGACAATATTATCATCATTGTCATCGATATCGTCAATCTTCCTCTATGTCCTTTGGTGTATTTATAGAGAAATCTTATGTTTCCCATTTCTTTCCTCCTGATTACCAAATTCATTTCTAAATTTTTTCTTTATTAAGAATAAGTGGTGTTAAGTATATTATTCCTGTTATCAGTAATATTCCAAATATTATGTAATACCATTCTGATATTATAAATATTTTTTTTATTTTTTCACCTTTACTGGCAAAAAAATAAATTAATAAAAATAGTACTATTTTTATTATAAATGGATTATCTAAAATCATAAGACTAATTCCCATAATAGCACTTATTACTGTCATCCAGATAGGTATTGTAAGCATTAATGTAATTAAATCAGAAACTGTTGGATATATTCCTGCAGCAAATGGATTTATTATTATTCCTATTGCTATAATTAAAAATTCTACTCCTATTGTAAATATAAATAAAGCTATGATTTTACCTGCAAATACCTCTTTTATATCAAGTGGTGAAGATAATAAGTATAAAAGATTCTTATTCTTTTTTTCCTCATTAAAAGCTATCCATCCAAATATATATGGAATAAAAAAAGAAACTAATACACCTGCAGTAAAATATGGATTGTATATATGTTTTTCTCCTGAATGTATTGTTACTGCCCATATTATCATTGCTATAAAAAATAAATTTCTTTCTTTCTTTTTACGAAAGAATGTTTTTAATTCTTTTTCAATTATAGCCCACATTTTCTTCATCCTCCCTGACAATTGAGATATACATGTCTTCAAGTGTTACTTTTTCATCTTCTATTCTTTTTACATTAATTCTTTCTTTTCTAAATATTTCCAATATTTCATTTACTTTTTCTTCTGGTATAATTGTTGTTTTTTCATCAGATAGATTTATGTTGTTTTCTCTTATTATTCTTTCAGGTATTTTTTGACTAACTATAATTTTTACTTTATCTTCTATTTTTAATGCTTTTTTCATTTCTTTTAATGTTCCATCAACTATTACTTTCCCTTTTCTGAGAAATATTATTCTCGTACAGATCCTTTCTATATCAAATAAATCATGTGATGTTATTATCAATGATTTATCAGTTCCTTTAAAACCTTTCAAAAAATCCACTATATCTCTCCTGGCTTCAGGATCAAGATTTGATGTGGGTTCATCCATTATTACTAATTCAGGATCATGCGATAATGAATTTAATATCGCAACCTTTTGCCTCATTCCTGCCGAAAGCTTTTTTATCAATGTTTTTTTCTTTTCTGCTAATTTCCATCTATCAATTAAATCCCAGATTTCATTATTGTTCTTCTTATATACTTTTTGCCAGAATTTTATATTCTCTTCTATTGTTAAATCATCATATAATCCTGGTGTATCCAGAACCATACCTATTTTATTCCTTTCTAATTTTTTTATGTTTTTTATGTCTTTTCCAAAGATTTCTATTTCACCTTCTGTTGGTTTTAACAAACCCAGTATTAATTTTATTAATGTGGTTTTTCCAGCACCATTTGGACCTATTATCCCTATTATCTCTCCTTTTCTTACTGAAAAATCCACTCCTTTTATTGCTTCTGTCCCACTATAATATCGCTTTTTTACTCCTTTGAATTTTATTATTTCCATATATATCCTCTCCTTTTATTTTAGTATTATCCAGAATAATGTTAATATAATTGAAATAACTATAAAATGTCTTAATTGGTTTTTTAAATAATATTTTAAGCTCCTTTCTTTATATTCCATTCTTATTCTGAAAATATAATATATTACTGTAGCAATTATTATAATTAAGTAATACGCCCAACTCCATATTACTCTCCCTTTTTACATAATGATTTCCCATTCAATCTCTGACTTGTTTTTGCTTCTATTGCTCTACATTCAAAACATCCAAATCTATATATGCAATTTTTGCATTTTTCTATTTTTCCAAGATGCAGTTTCCAATATTTATCTATTTTATTCTCTAAAAATATTTCTTTAAGAGCATTTTCATTTTCCATTGATGGGCAGGGCAATATTTTTCCTTCTGCATTCAATGTTATGGTTCCATTCAAACACGGATGATAATAATAATTATTCCAGAAAATTTTAGGTGATACTCGCATAAATAAATGATTCATAAAACTCTTATTATTTTCATCCAAAAGTTTTGAAATATATATCTTCGTTTTATATTTATTTATTATAATATCCAGCATATCTTTAATTTTAAATTCAGATATTTCTTCACTATCCTGTACAAAAGTTAATTCGAATTTTTTCGTATATTCTTTCATATAATTCAATGTTTTCATAAATAAAGAAAAATTTTTTTCGTTTTCACCATCAAAGATATCACTTGCAGAAAATGTGATATAGAAATTTATTTTTTTGTATATTTCTTTTTCTAATATTTTATTATTTCTAATATGTCTCCAATGGAGTAAAATCCAAATTTCTGGTTTTTTTTCACTATTTAAACATATATCTAATAAGTTTTCTGTATTAATATAAGAGAGAAGGTCCCCTCCATAAAATATTATGCTATGAACATTTAAATTTAATAAATTATTTAGGAATGTTTTGTATGCTTTTGAATCTATAGAATTTACATTTGAATTTTTGGAACATACAAAACACGGATAACTTTTCAGTAAAAAACAAAATTCACAATTCAAATTACAACTTGTAGGCATTTGAATATAACATTTATGAATTATTGGGGGTAATTTCTGCATACCTTCAAGAGGAAGTATCATCCCTTTACGAGTTTTTTCTTCATATATAAAATTATCATAAAATTCTCCCATTGTTTCTTTTTTGATTTTTTCTATTACGTCATATGTATAGGATGATTTTACATTTTCAATTTTAATGCCATTTTCTAGCTGTACTAAAACATCAGTCCATGTTTTTTCTAATTCTATCATATTTCCATTTTTTAAATCATAAATTAAACCTTTATTTTCTTTTCCAATAACTAAAATATAGTCTTTGTTTAATTTAAAATATTTATTCTTCATATATACACCCCACATTGTTTATATTTTGAAAACTTGATTAAATCAAATATATTAACTCTTTCCTCTAGCAAATTCCAGATTTCTTCAAAAGATTTTTTTATTCCTTCTTAGATATTTTCACAAATATTTGAAGGATCTTTTTCGAATTCTCCATTCCCTGCTAATAAAGCGAAACAAAGCGGGCACAATCTTGACACAGAACAGGTTAAGCATTCTGACTTTAATTTTTGATTGTATTTTTTTATTATTTTCTCTATTTTTGAATAATCCAACCAGGTTTCAACAGTGCCAATAGGAAAATTATAGTTGATTTTCTCACAGCAATGCAAATCTCCAGAAGGAGAGATTGCTATTTTTTCTCCTGGTACACATGTTCCTGTAAATGGAAGAAATGAAGGTTTACTTTCATATAAATTTACTTTTATATTTCTATTAAGTATAGTAAAATATGATAATCCAAATAATGAAGATAAAAATTTATCATTTTCATTTTTTTTAATTTTCTGGAAATATAAATTTTTTAGTTCGTTCATTTGAGAAAAGAACTTTTCTTTTTCTTCTTTTGAATATTGATTATACCAATTAGTATAAGAATTTCCTATCATATTAAGTCTGATAAGCCTTTCTGATAAATTACTCCTATCAAAAAAATCTTTCATTTTTAATAAATTTGTTCCATAATCATAACACGCAATTATAGAACAATATTTTTTATAATAATAAGGATATTTCTCTTTTATTTTTAATATGTTATTATACACAATTTCAAATGTACCCTTTTCATTTGAAAATACTCGTAATCTATCATGCTCTTTTTTAGAACCATTAAGGCTAAAAGCAAGAGAAATTTCATTTTCAGCAAGAAACTTTATTATTTCATCGTTTAATATAGTTCCATTTGTTGTGATAGTAAAATGACATTTGTGTTTTTTATTTTTTATATATTCTATTATCTTTTTTATTAAATCAAAATTAAGTAAAGGTTCTCCACCATAAAACCCAATAGCTGGAATAAAATATGGATTTTCCTTTTGGGTTTGTGAAATATCCGAGAAGTATTTATCAATAGCTTTTTTAGCTATATTATAATCCATATACACATTATTATGTGTTCTCATATTAGAATATTCTCCCGAATAAGCACAATATTTACATCTAAGATTACAATCTTCGGTAACAATAAAAAATAATTCTTTACTTCCTCTTTTTTTTATATAATTTTTAATATTAGCAATATTAACTATTTTATCATCATAAAAATAACTTTTTTGATATTTATTAGAAAAATTTTTAATATCATCTTTGGATTTTATAAATATAACTTCTCCTGTAGTATCAGAATAAAAATAAGAATTTCCTTTTTTTGTTTCAAAAATAAAACCCTTCATATTTCCACCTCTCAAATGCATATTTTATATAATTATTTTAAATTTTAGTATATAATACTTAATAAAAAAACCGAGGTGAATTTTATAAAAAACCAATAAATTTAAATTCAATTACAATTTAGCGCCCGTACCAGTTATAGTACCAGAAATACCAGCTGCAGCATCCATTACAGGTATTATAGGAGAATCAGTCTGACATCCAAATCCGCAAATTATTCCACACCCAATAATACATATTAAACCTTCTTTTTTGTTATTGTTATTAATTATTTTCATAAAACTCCCTCCTCATGTAGACTATAATGATATATGTTCTGTATTAGCATATGATGCTACACCCATTGCATCTAACAAAGGGCTCATTGTATCCAGAGAACATATTATAACGCATTCAGCAGAACAAACAATAAAACATTTTAAACTTTCGTTTTTTGCATCATTAACTATTTTCATTTTGTTCCCTCCTGTGATTTTTTTCACCTCGGTAAATCGAAAAATGAAATAATAATTTAACAAATATTCAATTTTTTAATTATATATTACATACATATTTAAGTAATTATACTAAATAATTCCAGGCATTGATGGATTAGATGTTTGGGGAACTTTATTATTTTATTAATTACTATTATCAGATAATATCATCGACTTTGTTCAATAATATTGCTAACAAATATCGTGAATTTTATAACTTAAAAAAACATGATAAAATTCAATAAATGTATAGTTTTTATATTATGTTACTGAATAACAAAAGATATTATTTTCACTTATTCAATTCACAATAATTTTAGCAAAAAAAATCAACAACATTAATGTAAATTTGTGGTGAATTTTTCTTTTCTTAAATTTAATAAATTTACATAATTATTTTATCACCTGATATATTTTTATGGTTAAGTTTTTGTTTAATGTATTGATGCGATTTTATATTCAAGCTATTATTTGATGTTAATGATTAATTGGTTTTATAGATTAATCTTGAAAATATTGTGTATATAAATACTTCCCATAATGGCGTTTCTGATAGAAACATGTACTTTATTTGAAAAAAAATACTTATTAAAACTTATCTTTGTTAATCCATTTTTTTATTAATTCTGATATTCCAATAATAGCGACAAACGCTATTGCAAACATAATCATTTCCATTTTATTAATCTCCTTTCGAGTTTATTAAAAATCTTTTTTTGAATAAATATATATTGATATAATTGCTGAAAAATATAGGAATATTATTGAAAGTAAATAAAACAATAAAATATAAACTTGTTCTGAATTTTTAAAAGTATAATTTTTTGATGCTATATTTTGCAAAAATTTAGGTAATAAAAAAGGGGTTAAAAAAATCAAAGTTGCAGAAATATATTTTGTTTTTTCATATCCAAATTTATATTGGATTGGAATAATAAGGCCAAAAAAAATGCTTGTTATTAACAACGTTAATCCAGTTGAAAATAGATTTAATTTTGGAATAGCAAAAATCATGAAAATTATATTATAAATAAAAAAACATAATAAAAAAATTATCAATATGAAAATATATTTTGCTTTTACTTGTGTATTTCTTGAGAATGGTGTTGCACTGAGTAAATAAGAACCTTTATATTTATGTTCTACTATTGAAATTGAATTATATAAAAGATATTCTGTATAAATAACTGTAATGAAAAAAATTATAAAACTTCCTCCAATATTACCTATTTTACTATTTACAAACAGTGGAATAAATATTGCAGTAGCAAGGGTTATCAATAAATAATTTTTTGCAAGTAAAAATTCTTTTTTTATAAGATTTAGTATTAATTTCATTTTTTCACCTCTCAACATGATAAAGCATTATATTTTCTATAGTAGGTTTTTCAATTACTACATCTTTTCTAAATAAACTACTTAATTCGTTTTTCTTATCAGTTAAACCTTCAAAATAATCTTCTGAAATTTTTAAATTTAAAAATAACTCTTTTATTTCATCATTAACAAGTTCTTTTGAACCTTTAATTATTACATATTTATTCAGTAATTCATTTTTATCTTCACAAAAAATAATTTTTCCGTTGTTGATTAATATTAAATCATCTGCAATTTTATCTAAATCAGATGTTATATGTGTAGAAAAAAATACACTTTTATTTTCATTCTTCATAAATTCCAATAGTATATTCATTAATTCATGTCTAACTAAAGGATCTAACCCGCTTGTTGGTTCATCCATAATCAAAAGTTCTGGGTCATGTGAAAGGGCTAAAGAAATAGCATATTTCATTTTCATCCCTTTAGATAGATTACATATCTTTTGATTTAAAGGTAAGTTGAATCTTTTTATATACTTTTTAAATAATTCTTCATTCCAATTTGAATAGGAGGAAGATATTATTTTTTTCATTTCTTTTAAAGTTAATTCCTCATAAAAATAACCTTCATCAAATACTATCCCTATACGATTTTTTATTTCTTTTTCAGTCTTT includes:
- a CDS encoding ABC transporter permease yields the protein MWAIIEKELKTFFRKKKERNLFFIAMIIWAVTIHSGEKHIYNPYFTAGVLVSFFIPYIFGWIAFNEEKKNKNLLYLLSSPLDIKEVFAGKIIALFIFTIGVEFLIIAIGIIINPFAAGIYPTVSDLITLMLTIPIWMTVISAIMGISLMILDNPFIIKIVLFLLIYFFASKGEKIKKIFIISEWYYIIFGILLITGIIYLTPLILNKEKI
- a CDS encoding radical SAM protein, translating into MKGFIFETKKGNSYFYSDTTGEVIFIKSKDDIKNFSNKYQKSYFYDDKIVNIANIKNYIKKRGSKELFFIVTEDCNLRCKYCAYSGEYSNMRTHNNVYMDYNIAKKAIDKYFSDISQTQKENPYFIPAIGFYGGEPLLNFDLIKKIIEYIKNKKHKCHFTITTNGTILNDEIIKFLAENEISLAFSLNGSKKEHDRLRVFSNEKGTFEIVYNNILKIKEKYPYYYKKYCSIIACYDYGTNLLKMKDFFDRSNLSERLIRLNMIGNSYTNWYNQYSKEEKEKFFSQMNELKNLYFQKIKKNENDKFLSSLFGLSYFTILNRNIKVNLYESKPSFLPFTGTCVPGEKIAISPSGDLHCCEKINYNFPIGTVETWLDYSKIEKIIKKYNQKLKSECLTCSVSRLCPLCFALLAGNGEFEKDPSNICENI
- a CDS encoding ABC transporter ATP-binding protein translates to MGNIRFLYKYTKGHRGRLTISMTMMIILSYVSIMPAKYYKEAMDNGILAGDYEYLKKVCMILIGIYVLKSILNYITSKIFIISSQSIIFEIKKNLLKRVLKLPMTFFEGKETGYIMARVGETDKLQILFSQQTFKILISIIEFIIVLYILMKYNIKLTLIALAIMPLYYIVTGKFMGNISKISMELMEKGAKMNGKLEESISGIEEVKNLNIEEKESKKNIDYNKEFVKTAIKQGVLYSIGMELLTLISAIAGIIVLLYAGKDIIFSGFTVGGYIAFANYIGKLYAPVIQLGTTTLTIQPALNSLKRVKEIMDELTEEERNKNGKEMTEEIKEIKMENIEFSYDRKTKVLKGINLEVKKGEKIILKGSNGSGKTTLMKLLLGIYDGYNGKIIINGKNQKEIDIKSLRERFGIVSQKIFLFNDTIKNNITYSSKEIKEEKYKEILEKSELEKLIKKFPLKDNHMRLDPRKLDKK
- a CDS encoding ABC-2 transporter permease, which translates into the protein MKLILNLIKKEFLLAKNYLLITLATAIFIPLFVNSKIGNIGGSFIIFFITVIYTEYLLYNSISIVEHKYKGSYLLSATPFSRNTQVKAKYIFILIIFLLCFFIYNIIFMIFAIPKLNLFSTGLTLLITSIFFGLIIPIQYKFGYEKTKYISATLIFLTPFLLPKFLQNIASKNYTFKNSEQVYILLFYLLSIIFLYFSAIISIYIYSKKDF
- a CDS encoding ABC transporter ATP-binding protein → MENILEVINLRKTYTLFKLNATFNVKKGKITGFIGINGSGKTTTIKSILGLALKESGIIKIFGKELNKKTEKEIKNRIGIVFDEGYFYEELTLKEMKKIISSSYSNWNEELFKKYIKRFNLPLNQKICNLSKGMKMKYAISLALSHDPELLIMDEPTSGLDPLVRHELMNILLEFMKNENKSVFFSTHITSDLDKIADDLILINNGKIIFCEDKNELLNKYVIIKGSKELVNDEIKELFLNLKISEDYFEGLTDKKNELSSLFRKDVVIEKPTIENIMLYHVER
- a CDS encoding huazacin family RiPP peptide — translated: MKIVNDAKNESLKCFIVCSAECVIICSLDTMSPLLDAMGVASYANTEHISL
- a CDS encoding 4Fe-4S cluster-binding domain-containing protein; its protein translation is MKNKYFKLNKDYILVIGKENKGLIYDLKNGNMIELEKTWTDVLVQLENGIKIENVKSSYTYDVIEKIKKETMGEFYDNFIYEEKTRKGMILPLEGMQKLPPIIHKCYIQMPTSCNLNCEFCFLLKSYPCFVCSKNSNVNSIDSKAYKTFLNNLLNLNVHSIIFYGGDLLSYINTENLLDICLNSEKKPEIWILLHWRHIRNNKILEKEIYKKINFYITFSASDIFDGENEKNFSLFMKTLNYMKEYTKKFELTFVQDSEEISEFKIKDMLDIIINKYKTKIYISKLLDENNKSFMNHLFMRVSPKIFWNNYYYHPCLNGTITLNAEGKILPCPSMENENALKEIFLENKIDKYWKLHLGKIEKCKNCIYRFGCFECRAIEAKTSQRLNGKSLCKKGE
- a CDS encoding ABC transporter ATP-binding protein; this encodes MEIIKFKGVKKRYYSGTEAIKGVDFSVRKGEIIGIIGPNGAGKTTLIKLILGLLKPTEGEIEIFGKDIKNIKKLERNKIGMVLDTPGLYDDLTIEENIKFWQKVYKKNNNEIWDLIDRWKLAEKKKTLIKKLSAGMRQKVAILNSLSHDPELVIMDEPTSNLDPEARRDIVDFLKGFKGTDKSLIITSHDLFDIERICTRIIFLRKGKVIVDGTLKEMKKALKIEDKVKIIVSQKIPERIIRENNINLSDEKTTIIPEEKVNEILEIFRKERINVKRIEDEKVTLEDMYISIVREDEENVGYN